Proteins from a genomic interval of Rubinisphaera italica:
- a CDS encoding winged helix-turn-helix transcriptional regulator, translating into MTKRSSADWHGCPIRYGASIFGDNWCLLILRDLMFKGAKHYADFLNAGEGISTNILAARLTTLESEGIIEKHADPEHGKRFIYGLTDKGLELVPAMLEIILWANKWDENTEVPLDFAEELQRNRTAMAKRIVRDLKQSRP; encoded by the coding sequence ATGACGAAACGATCCTCCGCAGATTGGCACGGGTGTCCGATACGCTACGGTGCATCCATTTTTGGCGACAATTGGTGCCTTCTGATCCTGCGTGATTTGATGTTCAAGGGAGCCAAGCACTACGCGGATTTTCTGAACGCTGGCGAAGGCATTTCGACCAACATTCTTGCCGCCAGACTGACAACGCTGGAATCCGAGGGCATCATCGAGAAACACGCTGACCCGGAACACGGCAAGCGATTCATCTATGGCCTGACCGATAAGGGTCTGGAACTCGTTCCAGCGATGCTGGAAATCATTCTGTGGGCCAACAAATGGGATGAGAACACCGAAGTTCCTCTCGACTTCGCCGAGGAACTGCAACGCAACCGCACAGCAATGGCGAAGCGGATCGTCCGCGACCTGAAGCAGTCACGGCCCTAA
- a CDS encoding TfoX/Sxy family protein gives MREGEEELIERIRPLMKRRKGYSEKKMFGGVCFMINGNMCVGPWKGALIVRLDKEGHEDTQSEPHVKPMDITGKVMKGWALVEPAGIESVEELKAWVERAVKFARSLPAKPN, from the coding sequence ATGAGAGAGGGCGAGGAGGAACTTATCGAACGAATCAGACCGCTGATGAAACGCCGCAAGGGTTACTCGGAGAAGAAGATGTTTGGCGGCGTCTGCTTCATGATCAACGGCAACATGTGCGTCGGTCCTTGGAAGGGCGCGTTGATCGTTCGTCTCGACAAGGAAGGCCATGAGGACACCCAGTCAGAGCCGCACGTGAAGCCAATGGACATCACGGGCAAGGTGATGAAGGGTTGGGCGCTGGTCGAACCAGCCGGGATTGAATCGGTCGAAGAGCTCAAGGCGTGGGTCGAACGAGCAGTCAAGTTTGCACGTTCGCTTCCCGCCAAACCCAATTGA